The proteins below are encoded in one region of Apium graveolens cultivar Ventura chromosome 4, ASM990537v1, whole genome shotgun sequence:
- the LOC141718765 gene encoding uncharacterized protein LOC141718765, with protein MTTPFTRKLESTLREPSLKNFDFDYFDGLADPEGQPNYFEHISNIYDYNDLTKCRFFASTLKGGAHKWFSRISSQSIDSWKDFRKMFLKRFRANRMNELQMCHLETIQQRGRETLPEFIKRFQELVNQLSNLEDKEAVNIFRRNLHPVSCEGYVKDLIHREPQSLASAYALASKFIKENDFLTSMKMNRRI; from the coding sequence ATGACCACGCCCTTCACCAGAAAACTAGAGTCCACCCTCAGGGAACCCAGCCTTAAAAACTTCGACTTTGATTATTTTGACGGACTTGCCGACCCCGAAGGGCAGCCAAACTACTTTGAACATATCTCAAATATCTACGATTACAACGACCTCACCAAGTGCCGCTTCTTTGCTTCAACTTTAAAGGGAGGGGCACATAAATGGTTCAGTAGAATTTCCTCCCAAAGCATCGACTCTTGGAAAGACTTTCGAAAAATGTTTTTAAAGAGATTTCGGGCAAACCGCATGAACGAACTCCAGATGTGTCACCTGGAAACCATTCAACAAAGAGGTAGAGAAACACTGCCCGAGTTCATCAAGAGATTTCAGGAATTGGTCAACCAGCTCTCCAACCTCGAGGACAAGGAAGCCGTCAATATCTTTCGACGAAACCTTCACCCGGTTTCGTGCGAAGGTTACGTCAAAGACTTGATTCACAGAGAGCCCCAAAGCCTTGCTTCTGCTTATGCATTGGCTTCAAAATTTATCAAGGAAAATGACTTCCTCACTTCCATGAAGATGAATAGACGAATCTGA